Part of the Sciurus carolinensis chromosome 7, mSciCar1.2, whole genome shotgun sequence genome, GCATTTGAGAGTGGTTGGTTGGAAAcatctgggctctgggctccatTGAATTATCTCCAGATGTCTCTATGAAAGAATATCttactttatcatttatttctaccaCTTCAAAATccatttcatctcattttttctacatcctccccttcattttcctcctcaTAGTCATTTAGCTCAGAGTTGGAAAGCAAAGTCTTTTAGTTCTCAatctttctgtttgctttttgctGGTGATCCAGAGGCAAAGTGGCTAATTTATACAGCACAGGAAATATAACAGCAGTGGATATTGCTGACCCCAAACAGGTGTACAGAACTATGGGCAAATCTGGGTATTGTCCTTGAACAATTCCAATTACTGCAGGAATAGCCATTTCTCCCAGGGCAGCACCAACTACCAAAATGGCTGCAGATTTCCCACTTACGGTTGTGTACTGTTCAATCCAGGAAATACCACTGGGAAACGTGGTTGCCATTGAGGCCCCATACACCGAAGTGGCAATCCAGAGACAAAGTGGACTCTTGTCAAAAAGCACCATAAGCAAAGATGAAGCCAGACTGCCAATGTTGCTCAACACAATCATGGTGCCAGGCTGTAGACAGGTAGCAAAGAAGATTGCCAGGCCCCTGCAGGCTGCAAAGGTCCCCCAGAAGATGGAGTTCAACCCAGCTGCTTCTCGTTCTTCCATGCCGGCATGGGTGGTGGCAAAGGAGAAAACATAAGAGCCATATGTTGTCTCTGCTCcaacataaaaaaagaagaacaggaaaaggaagcagagaaggctCTTGTGATATTCAGCTCTTCTATATCCCTGAGCAgatgcttttgatttttcctgCCTTGAGCTTTTCTTGAAAAACAGAGCAAATGGGAAGACAGACACTATGAAGATATAAGTTCCAATAAAAGCGTAAGCCCACAGGAGATTCATGTTATCAGGCAATCCAAACAGAGAGGCCGAGTCAGCTTCAGATGATCCATTGGTGGCTGGAGGCTGAAAGTCAGGCTCTGTGTGGTTTTCAGCAGACACTGTGGTACCCAAGGCCAATTTAGCCAGAAGTGGAGCCAGAAAGGCACCTAAGGCGAAACTGAAGTGTAAGGCCTGCATGTGTGGGGCTCCTTCATCCCCCCAAATATCCAAGATGAGGACATTACCACCTGCCAGTGAAAGATGGAGAAATTATTTCCATAAAACACAGTTACCTTGTTAAAAATATAGGTCATTAGaattagaattaatatttatttcacgGCATGAGCATCATAATGTTCAAAGTTATCAAATATC contains:
- the LOC124988198 gene encoding sodium-dependent glucose transporter 1B-like, yielding MQKAAFLGYPLLSVLLRVNSPLNFEDRETGKEESDFSLIKQLGMCIGILGPTFQDLARNVNRNISSLSLIFVGRASGYLCGSMIGGVLFDYMNHFLLLGMSMLATAVGLFLIPFYKRAIVMIIMMSVFGASGSIVGIGGNVLILDIWGDEGAPHMQALHFSFALGAFLAPLLAKLALGTTVSAENHTEPDFQPPATNGSSEADSASLFGLPDNMNLLWAYAFIGTYIFIVSVFPFALFFKKSSRQEKSKASAQGYRRAEYHKSLLCFLFLFFFFYVGAETTYGSYVFSFATTHAGMEEREAAGLNSIFWGTFAACRGLAIFFATCLQPGTMIVLSNIGSLASSLLMVLFDKSPLCLWIATSVYGASMATTFPSGISWIEQYTTVSGKSAAILVVGAALGEMAIPAVIGIVQGQYPDLPIVLYTCLGSAISTAVIFPVLYKLATLPLDHQQKANRKIEN